A single genomic interval of Camelina sativa cultivar DH55 chromosome 11, Cs, whole genome shotgun sequence harbors:
- the LOC104723244 gene encoding probable secretory pathway GDP dissociation inhibitor 1, producing MAEKKFSVRSLSLFCSTNLSESAMDEEYEVIVLVTGLKECILSGFLSVDGVKHFVPLWYNGTENNIWLDTYDRMSSEPTSTLAEQRATTWCLCLVFSNHIVRRNDMVLCYLQ from the exons ATGGCCGAAAAAAAATTCTCTGTccgatctctttctctcttctgcTCTACGAACCTTTCAGAATCAGCCATGGATGAAGAGTACGAGGTTATCGTTCTCGTCACCGGTCTCAAAGAGTGTATCCTTAGTGGTTTCCTTTCCGTCGATGGTGTCAAG CACTTTGTGCCTTTGTGGTATAACGGGACTGAAAACAACATATGGTTGGACACATATGACAGG ATGAGCTCAGAACCAACTTCAACACTGGCAGAACAAAGAGCTACGACATGGTGTTTATGTTTAGTCTTTAGTAATCATATTGTAAGAAGAAACGACATGGTGTTATGTTATCTCCAGTGA